The following proteins come from a genomic window of Fusibacter sp. A1:
- a CDS encoding sensor histidine kinase, translating to MKKLKWSTINWKYFFVFLFIVYMPFLIIVKLHFDNTVALELKNDLLLHYQSYEASYDSLDRATSALASNIDQVASHAGVMRGLEIYDNLELANKQKFDEFLAEKSQELIEKESIVRAVTYITPGGTMIYPEPRYGWEEGEVLYQECLALNESDGGVISDREFFKPFVNADIVLLKPLYGIADHKVVSFMLVNVNLSELELKVKNKEIEAFSLKDDKLQLLGSTVPDSDAILKNGENKYEVMSDVLSSYPWAFTKYVNIESIIEQTTDRVNTSYFYYVLISLISISLLTLSYYLMLENHKSSQLNALQLQLTEQHNQKLRIYKHDLMNHLQVITGLIEVESNDKALSYIKQLSRDASYSKGKYELGVPEVEILIFGYIKRAKQLGLEFDITLKEIEDFNLDVYKVNTIIGNLLKNAFEATASSDKLEKVVSLDIHETAMFYRIEIFNNTPIISEENQKKIFEKGFSTNGINRGLGLHIVNSVVNELSGMLELRVTEDGNRFIVMLPKFKS from the coding sequence ATGAAGAAACTTAAATGGTCCACGATCAATTGGAAGTATTTTTTTGTGTTTTTATTTATCGTATATATGCCTTTTCTTATCATTGTAAAATTGCATTTTGACAATACTGTCGCCCTTGAACTAAAAAATGATTTACTGCTACATTATCAAAGCTATGAAGCTTCTTATGATAGCTTGGATAGGGCGACTTCTGCTTTAGCTAGCAATATCGATCAGGTGGCCTCTCATGCAGGTGTGATGAGAGGCTTGGAGATTTACGACAATTTGGAACTTGCCAATAAACAGAAATTTGACGAGTTCTTAGCAGAGAAGTCACAAGAACTTATTGAAAAGGAATCGATTGTAAGGGCGGTAACCTACATAACGCCTGGTGGAACGATGATCTATCCTGAACCCCGTTATGGTTGGGAAGAAGGAGAAGTGCTGTATCAGGAATGCCTGGCACTTAATGAAAGCGACGGCGGAGTGATCAGCGACAGGGAATTTTTTAAACCGTTTGTTAATGCTGATATTGTACTTTTAAAGCCCTTATACGGTATAGCCGACCATAAGGTCGTATCCTTCATGCTTGTTAATGTAAATCTATCAGAACTTGAACTTAAGGTTAAGAACAAAGAAATTGAAGCATTCAGCTTAAAAGATGACAAACTGCAGTTGCTTGGCAGTACGGTTCCCGATTCTGATGCGATACTAAAAAATGGTGAGAATAAGTACGAAGTGATGAGCGACGTGTTGTCTTCTTATCCATGGGCATTTACAAAATACGTCAATATAGAAAGCATAATTGAGCAAACTACCGATAGGGTGAATACCTCGTACTTTTATTACGTTCTGATCTCATTGATCTCCATTTCACTTTTGACGCTTAGTTATTATCTGATGTTGGAAAATCATAAATCATCTCAACTGAATGCGCTACAGCTACAATTGACTGAGCAGCATAACCAGAAACTTAGGATATACAAGCACGACCTGATGAATCATTTGCAGGTTATCACAGGACTGATTGAAGTGGAATCCAATGATAAGGCGCTTTCTTACATAAAGCAGTTATCAAGGGATGCCAGTTACTCCAAGGGAAAGTACGAACTTGGTGTTCCAGAAGTTGAGATACTGATATTCGGGTATATTAAAAGAGCGAAGCAACTGGGTCTCGAATTTGATATTACGCTGAAGGAAATCGAGGATTTCAATCTAGATGTTTACAAAGTGAATACAATTATCGGAAATTTGTTGAAAAACGCATTTGAAGCGACAGCTTCTTCTGATAAACTGGAAAAAGTTGTTTCGCTCGATATTCATGAGACAGCTATGTTTTATCGAATTGAGATCTTTAATAATACTCCGATAATAAGTGAGGAGAATCAGAAAAAGATTTTTGAAAAAGGATTTTCGACAAATGGAATTAATAGAGGATTAGGACTACATATCGTAAATTCGGTTGTCAACGAATTGTCTGGGATGCTCGAGCTGAGAGTGACTGAAGATGGTAACCGATTTATAGTGATGCTTCCGAAGTTTAAGAGCTGA
- a CDS encoding DUF192 domain-containing protein: MTLVEVVKMETFFTRLTGLMGRSTIDSGKFYLLTPCSSIHTFFMKLSLDVVFVDETDQILALHRNIGKNKMLYHRGAKAVLEGRVGLIDEYHLKIGEQIRVV, from the coding sequence ATGACATTAGTTGAAGTTGTTAAAATGGAGACCTTCTTCACCCGTTTAACCGGTTTGATGGGTAGATCTACAATCGACTCAGGTAAGTTCTATCTACTGACACCTTGCTCAAGTATCCATACTTTTTTTATGAAACTGTCACTTGATGTCGTTTTTGTGGATGAAACTGATCAAATTTTGGCACTTCACAGAAACATAGGAAAAAATAAAATGCTCTACCATCGTGGTGCGAAAGCCGTGTTGGAAGGGCGTGTCGGATTAATAGATGAATATCATTTGAAAATAGGTGAGCAGATTCGAGTGGTTTAG
- a CDS encoding type II secretion system F family protein, giving the protein MELIITILVFALLLILFYGVLNIIFAKRIELMKRLERFGDIQAEDKGKKAYIGQLAKLSELFLKITPANKLKRLQVKLDNCGLSKKYTPTEWMLLTNLVSFIITVIATLLMWIASGAFDLKLILVSIVVYSFAKYCFRFYTLRVEKKRNASMIRELPFTLDLVTVSVEAGLSFDGAILKVVQTRSNPLSDEFEKLLKDIKMGVVRRDALRNMMKRVNIDELNTLLLSVIQADELGVSIAKVLKVQAMLIRENRKMIAREKALKAPVKMLIPLIVFIFPSIFVVILGPAVIRISDMFM; this is encoded by the coding sequence ATGGAACTGATTATCACAATTTTAGTGTTTGCACTCCTGCTTATCCTGTTTTATGGTGTGCTTAATATCATTTTTGCAAAACGGATTGAACTGATGAAAAGGCTCGAACGGTTTGGGGATATCCAGGCAGAGGACAAGGGCAAGAAGGCCTATATCGGACAGCTCGCCAAATTAAGTGAGTTATTCTTAAAAATCACACCTGCCAACAAGCTTAAAAGGCTACAAGTGAAACTTGATAACTGTGGATTGTCTAAAAAATATACACCGACTGAATGGATGTTGCTAACGAACTTAGTTAGTTTTATCATTACGGTCATTGCCACACTCTTAATGTGGATCGCTAGCGGAGCTTTTGATCTGAAACTGATTCTGGTGTCGATTGTGGTGTATTCTTTTGCAAAGTACTGCTTTAGATTCTATACCTTAAGGGTTGAGAAGAAACGAAATGCGTCTATGATACGCGAGCTGCCATTTACACTTGATTTGGTTACAGTCAGTGTCGAAGCGGGATTGTCCTTTGACGGAGCGATCCTAAAAGTCGTTCAGACCAGGTCTAATCCACTATCGGATGAGTTCGAAAAACTTTTGAAGGATATCAAGATGGGCGTCGTAAGAAGAGACGCATTGAGAAACATGATGAAAAGAGTGAATATCGATGAGCTTAACACACTGCTTTTATCGGTGATACAGGCGGATGAACTAGGTGTGAGTATAGCAAAGGTACTAAAGGTTCAAGCAATGCTCATACGCGAGAACAGAAAAATGATCGCACGTGAAAAAGCGCTTAAGGCTCCAGTCAAAATGCTGATTCCACTAATCGTATTTATCTTTCCATCCATATTTGTAGTTATACTTGGGCCGGCAGTGATTCGAATCTCTGATATGTTTATGTGA
- a CDS encoding type II secretion system F family protein, with the protein MAIIISVLFFMIQVLIIILLSAQKPRQRVIERVSASEELIKSSSVSGIKKKKKPKVRVKRIEKMLTQADLQMTSIDAIFIYSILQVVALFSGYIFARSIFLSLVLMVVVHFGCLFVLKIRSKRRLKKFEKQLGDSIQIISNGMKAGYSFFQALNRLVEETTDPISGAFRQVIKEMSLGKSTEDVLQQLVTNFPIEDLELMITAILIQKEIGGNLADILDNILETIRERQRIFNEVRTLTAQGKLSGAIVMALPLFISGIIFIMTPEYMLLLINTFAGRIMIALALFNQMIGALIIRNIIKIEY; encoded by the coding sequence ATGGCTATCATAATAAGTGTTCTATTTTTTATGATTCAAGTACTCATCATTATTCTTCTTAGTGCCCAAAAACCCCGTCAACGTGTGATCGAGAGGGTTTCAGCTTCAGAGGAGCTTATTAAAAGTTCAAGCGTCTCCGGCATCAAAAAAAAGAAAAAGCCTAAAGTACGGGTAAAAAGAATCGAAAAGATGCTGACCCAGGCGGACCTTCAAATGACGAGTATCGATGCCATTTTTATCTACTCCATATTGCAGGTAGTCGCCTTATTCAGTGGCTACATATTCGCAAGAAGCATATTCCTTAGTCTTGTATTGATGGTAGTCGTTCATTTTGGTTGCTTGTTTGTACTTAAGATCAGGTCGAAGAGAAGGCTCAAAAAATTTGAAAAGCAGTTGGGTGATTCGATTCAAATCATCTCAAACGGGATGAAAGCGGGTTATAGTTTCTTTCAAGCGCTCAATAGGCTTGTCGAAGAGACGACCGATCCTATCTCCGGCGCATTCAGGCAAGTCATCAAGGAAATGAGTCTTGGTAAATCTACCGAAGACGTCTTACAGCAGCTGGTTACGAATTTTCCGATTGAGGATTTGGAACTGATGATAACAGCCATACTCATACAGAAGGAAATTGGCGGCAACCTGGCGGATATTCTTGACAACATTTTAGAGACAATTAGAGAAAGACAAAGAATATTCAATGAAGTAAGAACACTTACAGCGCAAGGTAAGTTGTCAGGAGCGATAGTAATGGCACTTCCACTGTTCATTAGTGGAATCATCTTTATCATGACTCCTGAGTACATGTTGTTGCTCATCAATACATTTGCTGGTCGCATCATGATCGCCTTAGCACTTTTCAATCAAATGATTGGTGCACTTATCATTAGAAACATCATCAAGATCGAATATTGA
- a CDS encoding CpaF family protein, with the protein MSLKSRLESQPKGTQKSLSSDKEEQINKLKMTLQNRVIEDLDIDFSALSEMNDEIKKEIQEIIEKHLEAESLNMTSVQRARIRDELMDEITGFGPITSLLNDSDVSEVMVNGPNHVYVEKDGKLVLTDAKFKDDNHVIHVIKKIVNPIGRRIDESSPMVDARLPDGSRVNAVIPPLALDGPSLTIRKFSEDPYKVNDLIRFGTLNTKMAELIKMCIEGRLNVIVSGGTGSGKTTTLNVLSSFIPNDERIVTIEDAAELQLSQEHVVRLETRPTNVEGKGEVTIRDLVKNCLRMRPDRIIVGEVRSGEALDMLQAMNTGHDGSLTTGHANSPRDMLARLETMVLMSGMNLPIKAIRDQVASAVDLIIQQSRLQDGSRKITHITEVQGMESDIIVLQDIFVYRQKGLDAKGRVVGEYEFTGVRPKFIEKLQDHGIQVPFSIFSTD; encoded by the coding sequence ATGTCGTTGAAATCAAGATTGGAAAGTCAACCTAAAGGGACTCAAAAGTCATTGTCATCCGATAAGGAAGAACAGATCAATAAACTGAAGATGACACTGCAAAATCGTGTGATCGAGGATTTGGATATCGATTTTTCGGCACTTAGCGAGATGAATGATGAGATAAAAAAAGAGATTCAAGAAATCATCGAAAAGCATCTGGAAGCGGAATCGCTAAACATGACCTCGGTGCAGCGAGCGAGAATCCGGGATGAGTTGATGGACGAGATAACAGGATTCGGACCGATCACAAGCCTTTTAAATGATTCGGATGTTTCAGAGGTTATGGTCAATGGGCCGAATCATGTCTACGTGGAAAAAGATGGTAAACTCGTGCTGACGGATGCGAAGTTCAAGGACGACAACCATGTAATCCATGTCATTAAAAAGATAGTAAATCCCATAGGTAGGCGTATAGATGAAAGTTCGCCGATGGTTGATGCAAGGCTGCCGGATGGTTCGCGTGTAAATGCAGTTATTCCACCACTCGCCCTTGATGGACCTTCGCTTACTATCCGTAAGTTCAGTGAGGATCCTTATAAGGTGAATGACCTGATAAGATTTGGAACGTTGAATACCAAAATGGCTGAACTGATTAAAATGTGTATTGAAGGAAGACTCAATGTTATCGTATCCGGAGGTACCGGTAGCGGTAAGACGACGACGCTCAATGTATTGTCGTCCTTCATTCCAAATGACGAGAGAATCGTAACCATTGAAGATGCCGCCGAGCTGCAACTGTCTCAAGAACATGTCGTTAGACTTGAAACCCGTCCGACAAATGTCGAAGGCAAGGGAGAAGTGACGATAAGGGACCTTGTGAAAAACTGTTTACGTATGCGCCCAGATAGAATTATCGTAGGTGAGGTACGTTCAGGCGAAGCCCTTGACATGTTACAGGCGATGAACACAGGCCATGACGGCTCACTAACGACTGGGCATGCCAATTCACCAAGAGATATGCTCGCAAGACTTGAAACGATGGTGCTGATGTCAGGTATGAATTTACCGATCAAAGCGATCAGAGACCAGGTCGCATCAGCGGTGGATCTGATCATCCAACAGTCAAGACTTCAAGACGGTTCACGTAAGATCACGCATATTACGGAAGTACAAGGTATGGAATCGGATATTATCGTGTTACAAGATATTTTTGTATACAGGCAAAAGGGCTTGGATGCCAAGGGACGCGTTGTGGGTGAGTATGAGTTCACAGGCGTCAGACCTAAATTTATTGAAAAACTTCAGGATCACGGAATTCAAGTTCCGTTTAGCATCTTTAGTACAGACTGA
- a CDS encoding response regulator, whose product MEQKIRILIADDIKDTRQLIRRLLEMDEQFEVVGEAENGLEVLQFVKQNEVDIVLMDINMPELNGLEATGQLTINHPDIIVVIMSVQSESEYLKKAMLYGAKEFIIKPLNFELVAQTLTETYSRHKKIKQVSAVSHKVFDTKIISYFGTKGGTGKTFLAMNTAIFLSKEQKKKVLLIDTDLQFGDLGLSMGLKQDRTITDIVEEGAEHSYEALIPYLLHYSENLDVIISPHKAEHAEYISKKAIDDLLKTVNGYYDIIICDLGVNYSDVTLAIMDASTQIHFVTSMELAAVQNAIQGIEVMKSLNYTSDKVKVIVNKSYRGSGMTVKDIEKAIKMKVHAEVEEQPKIVRHVMNIGDPGSLYTRHRHTKIVKQLNMVANLIDS is encoded by the coding sequence GTGGAACAGAAAATTAGGATTTTAATCGCAGATGATATCAAGGACACAAGGCAGCTGATCAGACGGCTTCTTGAAATGGATGAGCAGTTCGAGGTGGTCGGTGAAGCGGAAAACGGACTTGAAGTACTGCAGTTTGTAAAGCAGAATGAAGTGGACATCGTCTTGATGGACATCAACATGCCAGAACTCAACGGTCTTGAAGCGACGGGTCAGCTCACGATAAACCATCCGGACATAATCGTCGTGATCATGTCTGTGCAGAGTGAAAGTGAATATCTCAAAAAGGCCATGCTCTATGGCGCTAAGGAGTTCATCATCAAACCGCTCAATTTTGAGCTTGTCGCCCAAACCTTGACTGAAACCTATTCAAGGCATAAGAAGATCAAGCAAGTTTCTGCGGTATCACATAAGGTGTTTGATACAAAGATTATCTCTTACTTTGGCACAAAAGGTGGAACGGGAAAAACATTTTTAGCGATGAATACCGCGATCTTTCTATCAAAAGAACAGAAGAAAAAAGTACTACTGATAGACACAGATCTTCAGTTTGGAGATCTGGGTCTTTCTATGGGTTTAAAGCAAGACCGTACGATCACAGATATTGTCGAGGAAGGTGCTGAGCATTCTTATGAAGCATTGATACCCTACTTACTACATTACTCAGAAAATCTAGATGTGATCATATCGCCTCATAAAGCGGAGCATGCGGAGTACATAAGCAAGAAGGCGATTGATGATCTGTTGAAAACTGTGAATGGGTATTATGATATCATCATATGCGACTTAGGTGTCAACTATTCGGATGTTACCCTGGCGATTATGGACGCGAGTACTCAAATTCACTTTGTGACGAGTATGGAGCTCGCTGCCGTTCAAAATGCGATCCAAGGAATAGAAGTCATGAAATCGCTTAATTACACAAGCGATAAGGTGAAAGTCATTGTCAACAAATCCTATAGGGGATCCGGCATGACTGTTAAAGATATCGAAAAAGCCATAAAAATGAAAGTACATGCTGAAGTGGAAGAACAACCCAAAATTGTTAGACACGTGATGAACATAGGCGACCCGGGAAGCTTATACACCAGGCATCGACATACAAAAATAGTGAAGCAGCTCAATATGGTCGCAAATTTAATCGATAGTTAG
- the cpaB gene encoding Flp pilus assembly protein CpaB: MKNFRKILLILAVVFSALLSFSVYYYMNERSVATKVVEQEYISIVVATESIPPRTKVTKEMLTTIEVADDGFYDAYILNTDEIIGYYTRESILAGEGIRSERIIQNINDELSLKIKDDYRAISITVNKNTGVSDLIKTGDWIDIVLTLPAMTADERTSRPDLSIMFLQNVNVLAVDRNLYRDEMNRIDSPDVYTLTLAVPVKDVEKLVLAENIGELKVALRPLDGDYVYNTGGTIWEELIIDDFDRIKDLFPQYEIIAQQEVTETPVEIQKYIYYTVKYGDTLNSISLAFYGDESRYSLIQTVNRIADEDLIVVGTALKIPVLENTEAGDDGGTEN, translated from the coding sequence ATGAAAAATTTTAGAAAGATACTATTGATTCTGGCAGTTGTCTTTTCGGCGCTATTGAGTTTTTCTGTTTATTACTATATGAATGAAAGAAGCGTTGCTACAAAAGTAGTCGAGCAAGAATATATATCTATCGTCGTCGCCACAGAAAGCATTCCACCACGGACAAAAGTGACCAAAGAAATGCTCACTACCATCGAAGTGGCGGACGACGGTTTTTACGATGCCTACATCTTGAATACGGATGAGATCATCGGATATTACACAAGAGAATCCATTCTGGCGGGTGAGGGCATCAGATCGGAACGGATCATCCAAAACATCAATGACGAGCTAAGCCTTAAGATCAAAGACGATTACCGTGCGATTTCTATCACGGTAAACAAGAATACCGGTGTAAGCGATTTGATCAAGACGGGTGACTGGATAGATATCGTACTGACACTACCGGCGATGACAGCTGATGAAAGAACCTCTAGACCAGACTTGTCAATCATGTTTTTGCAAAATGTCAATGTGCTTGCAGTGGATAGGAACTTATACCGAGATGAAATGAACCGGATCGATTCACCGGATGTATATACGTTGACGCTTGCTGTTCCTGTAAAGGATGTAGAAAAGCTGGTGCTTGCTGAAAACATAGGTGAGTTGAAAGTGGCGCTTAGACCGCTTGACGGTGATTACGTATACAACACGGGCGGAACGATATGGGAAGAGCTCATTATCGATGACTTTGACCGTATCAAGGACCTGTTCCCTCAATACGAAATTATCGCGCAGCAAGAAGTGACTGAAACACCTGTAGAAATTCAAAAGTATATTTATTATACTGTTAAATACGGTGATACGCTCAATAGTATCTCACTTGCATTTTATGGTGATGAATCACGCTACTCACTCATTCAGACCGTAAATCGCATTGCAGATGAAGACTTAATCGTAGTAGGTACCGCGTTAAAGATTCCAGTTTTAGAAAATACAGAGGCGGGTGATGATGGTGGAACAGAAAATTAG
- a CDS encoding TadE/TadG family type IV pilus assembly protein, whose translation MKRKGSVMIIVAMSIILIMGIVAIVIDYGVFLVEKNNLQYGMDAAVLAGIKELPDSEQAARTMVNDYLVLNDVDPANVTILIDNEEGIIRLNGEITVQTIFARVFGVTEVNIAQTSAAQVGVAGSAATGLRPFVVKEDQCFPGNIVVLREMVGDQGNYGPVRLGDADSGLSDLVDNVLYGTDVVINVGDFLDTEPGAMTSLYRQASDYINSLGPDDDDRYWVLPVIGSDVDYQGLTSVEVKGFALIKVSDLVKTGNDWTIEGEFVAKVIAGNINNEAGDYGLLSSRLIK comes from the coding sequence ATGAAGAGAAAAGGCAGTGTGATGATTATCGTCGCTATGTCCATCATTCTGATCATGGGAATAGTGGCAATCGTCATAGATTATGGTGTTTTTTTAGTAGAAAAGAACAATTTGCAGTACGGAATGGACGCGGCCGTACTTGCGGGAATCAAAGAACTACCTGATTCAGAGCAGGCCGCACGAACAATGGTAAACGACTATCTGGTGCTTAATGATGTAGATCCAGCGAATGTAACGATACTCATCGATAATGAGGAAGGTATTATAAGGCTTAACGGTGAAATCACGGTTCAGACCATATTTGCTAGGGTCTTTGGCGTAACCGAGGTGAATATCGCGCAAACAAGTGCCGCGCAAGTAGGAGTTGCAGGATCTGCAGCAACTGGTCTAAGACCCTTTGTTGTAAAAGAGGATCAATGCTTTCCTGGCAATATCGTTGTGTTAAGAGAGATGGTCGGCGATCAGGGAAACTACGGACCTGTGAGATTGGGTGATGCAGACTCTGGTTTGTCCGACTTGGTGGATAACGTACTTTATGGTACCGATGTGGTAATCAACGTCGGCGACTTTTTAGACACGGAACCTGGTGCCATGACCTCACTTTATAGACAGGCGAGTGATTATATCAATAGTTTGGGACCGGATGATGACGACAGATACTGGGTGCTTCCTGTTATAGGAAGCGATGTGGATTATCAAGGTTTGACAAGCGTCGAGGTTAAAGGATTCGCACTGATCAAAGTTAGTGATTTAGTAAAGACAGGCAACGACTGGACGATTGAAGGCGAGTTCGTCGCTAAAGTAATTGCTGGCAATATCAATAATGAAGCTGGCGATTACGGATTACTATCTTCACGATTAATCAAATAA
- a CDS encoding TadE/TadG family type IV pilus assembly protein, whose translation MRSKKKGQSVVEFAILVPVLVLVLIAIIEFGLVFNAYFVLQTSARDAARQLSLGETDANTIAQIEAQAFGLDTSKLTITITPADTSRSSGDDVTVNVIYNHTVITPLLAAFTGQELSLEVEVVMRVE comes from the coding sequence ATGCGCAGTAAGAAAAAGGGCCAATCCGTGGTGGAGTTTGCTATCTTAGTACCTGTACTGGTACTTGTGCTAATTGCAATCATCGAGTTTGGTTTGGTGTTTAACGCCTATTTTGTACTACAGACTTCTGCTAGAGATGCGGCTAGGCAGCTGAGCCTTGGTGAAACCGATGCGAACACGATTGCTCAAATCGAAGCTCAAGCTTTTGGTTTAGATACAAGTAAGTTGACGATCACAATAACGCCCGCAGATACTTCTAGAAGCAGTGGAGATGATGTTACGGTCAATGTTATTTATAACCATACTGTAATAACACCTTTATTAGCCGCTTTTACCGGTCAAGAACTTTCGCTTGAAGTGGAAGTTGTAATGCGTGTAGAGTAA
- a CDS encoding Flp family type IVb pilin — protein MITTFMNLMNLMRIKLNEQKGQGMVEYALLVALIAIVVIAALLLLGPAIGNIFNNITTKL, from the coding sequence ATGATTACAACTTTTATGAATTTAATGAATTTGATGAGAATTAAATTGAACGAGCAAAAAGGACAAGGTATGGTGGAGTACGCACTATTGGTTGCTCTAATAGCTATTGTAGTTATTGCAGCATTACTTTTACTTGGTCCAGCGATTGGAAATATCTTTAACAACATCACAACAAAACTTTAA
- a CDS encoding pilus assembly protein: protein MFGLRTVSLKAKSKGQGMVEYALLAVLIAMVIMIAIIVFGEELGNLYNNIRLDLNF, encoded by the coding sequence ATGTTTGGACTGAGAACAGTTTCATTGAAAGCAAAGAGCAAGGGACAAGGAATGGTCGAATATGCTTTACTTGCAGTGTTGATTGCAATGGTCATTATGATCGCCATCATTGTATTTGGCGAAGAACTTGGCAATCTATATAATAATATTAGATTGGACTTGAATTTTTAG
- a CDS encoding response regulator transcription factor produces the protein MNKFIRVVLADDHELIRQGLKRIIELDTDIRVVGEAVNGIEALALVKTLSPDLLIVDMNMPQMTGIQVLEELRKQDKASKVIILTIEDDREFIKKCMFLGADGYILKDSAGTEVVRAIEQVVQGDKYLDQALIGMLLRSESFKHFDKSPFDELTSRELDILYQISKGRTNKEIGEILFLAEKTVKNYLTTIFRKIDVKDRVNAVLFAIENQINNYYDEN, from the coding sequence ATGAACAAGTTTATTAGAGTGGTACTTGCGGACGATCACGAACTGATTAGGCAAGGGTTAAAAAGGATCATCGAGCTTGATACGGACATCCGTGTTGTAGGCGAGGCTGTTAACGGTATCGAGGCACTAGCACTTGTTAAAACCTTAAGTCCGGATTTGCTCATAGTGGACATGAATATGCCTCAAATGACAGGGATTCAAGTACTTGAAGAACTTAGAAAACAAGATAAAGCCAGTAAGGTGATCATTCTGACCATTGAAGATGATAGAGAGTTCATAAAAAAATGCATGTTTCTCGGTGCGGATGGGTATATATTGAAAGACTCCGCAGGCACCGAAGTAGTAAGAGCGATAGAGCAAGTGGTTCAAGGAGACAAGTATTTGGACCAGGCCCTTATCGGAATGCTTTTAAGATCCGAATCGTTCAAGCACTTTGACAAGAGTCCTTTTGACGAATTGACATCAAGAGAACTAGATATTCTGTATCAGATTTCAAAGGGTAGGACAAACAAGGAAATCGGTGAGATTCTATTTTTGGCCGAAAAAACAGTGAAGAACTATCTTACTACTATTTTTAGAAAAATTGATGTAAAAGACCGAGTGAACGCCGTGCTTTTTGCAATAGAAAACCAGATCAACAACTATTATGATGAGAATTGA